One genomic window of Elusimicrobiaceae bacterium includes the following:
- a CDS encoding prepilin-type N-terminal cleavage/methylation domain-containing protein, with the protein MKKYFLQNKKGVTLLEGLIALLLLALIATGTFGVLLSTSRRSTQPDIREEMILAVERAMDKMQVYVYPTDYAYGSLPADVKGGLCGDSNPLADQEHDIACLLPPICNASNSYFHYTITQVPGENMPHEKIRFEDLGSGTLYYPVRSPYSIKFDIQCNGFKL; encoded by the coding sequence ATGAAGAAATATTTTTTACAAAATAAGAAAGGGGTAACCCTATTGGAAGGATTGATTGCTTTGTTGTTACTTGCGCTGATTGCCACGGGTACTTTTGGTGTACTGCTGTCTACTTCTCGGCGCAGTACGCAGCCGGATATTCGAGAAGAAATGATTTTGGCGGTAGAGCGTGCGATGGATAAAATGCAGGTATATGTGTACCCAACCGATTATGCATACGGAAGTCTTCCGGCTGATGTGAAAGGGGGATTATGCGGCGATTCTAATCCGTTGGCAGATCAGGAGCATGACATCGCTTGCTTGTTACCTCCCATTTGTAACGCAAGTAATTCTTATTTTCATTATACGATAACACAAGTACCTGGAGAGAATATGCCGCATGAAAAAATACGTTTTGAAGATTTAGGATCAGGAACGTTGTATTATCCGGTTCGCTCTCCTTATTCTATTAAGTTTGACATACAGTGTAACGGGTTTAAACTATGA
- a CDS encoding prepilin-type N-terminal cleavage/methylation domain-containing protein, whose product MKKNSNSFLISGRRGFTLTEVLLAVMIVGLIGVALASLTRSAAREGGVGRSKILLRNNLASFVRTLRKDLASATVVNATGIITASNSTPIKLLEIGQNVQADGVTPVAMDPNAPGAKKITYCFVRGNNNTNIVPSSAYRGGAIYRVKGDTYSCPDSAMTSSNLVLNNVKYIPQGTTTPNYPVPLFVRDNFSRADSPNLLTVRLITELDSTPIINDVINETFSAPMGY is encoded by the coding sequence ATGAAAAAAAATAGTAACTCTTTTTTAATTAGTGGGCGTCGCGGTTTTACACTAACAGAGGTGCTGTTAGCCGTGATGATAGTTGGGCTAATCGGAGTGGCTTTGGCCTCTTTGACTCGTTCTGCCGCGCGGGAAGGGGGCGTCGGTCGCAGTAAAATATTGTTGCGTAATAACTTAGCCTCTTTTGTGCGTACCTTGCGTAAGGACTTGGCTTCTGCCACGGTGGTAAATGCGACGGGAATTATAACGGCCAGCAATTCCACTCCTATCAAACTCTTAGAAATTGGACAAAATGTGCAAGCTGACGGAGTAACTCCGGTGGCGATGGATCCAAATGCCCCGGGAGCCAAAAAAATTACCTACTGCTTTGTGCGTGGGAATAATAATACCAATATTGTACCTTCCTCAGCTTATCGCGGAGGAGCTATTTATCGCGTAAAGGGAGATACTTATTCCTGCCCTGACTCAGCCATGACATCATCCAATTTGGTATTGAATAATGTGAAATATATTCCGCAGGGGACTACTACTCCCAATTATCCGGTACCGTTGTTTGTACGGGATAATTTCAGTCGAGCAGATTCTCCGAATTTGTTAACCGTACGCTTGATTACGGAACTAGATAGTACCCCTATCATTAATGATGTGATTAACGAAACATTTTCTGCCCCGATGGGCTATTAA
- a CDS encoding type II secretion system protein: protein MIKNKRGAALMQVLLITIILAGMATMLLRASLSRTSSARKTRRAVTAEMLIESCMAEVNALWASKSDEAFLNDLSTKGVHASPIMYVDREGEQPQSEYVCHIADPYGGADYTVTARFVSKNDKWLVEYEADGIE, encoded by the coding sequence ATGATTAAGAATAAACGAGGGGCTGCTTTAATGCAAGTTTTATTGATTACGATAATCTTGGCCGGTATGGCTACGATGTTGTTGAGAGCCAGTCTGTCTCGTACGTCATCGGCTCGCAAAACACGCCGAGCGGTAACTGCCGAGATGTTGATAGAATCGTGTATGGCGGAAGTAAATGCCTTGTGGGCTTCTAAAAGCGATGAGGCCTTTCTAAACGATTTGTCTACGAAAGGAGTTCATGCTTCTCCTATTATGTATGTAGACAGAGAAGGAGAACAACCCCAATCGGAGTATGTATGCCACATCGCCGATCCCTACGGCGGAGCTGATTATACAGTTACAGCGCGCTTTGTTTCTAAAAACGACAAATGGCTGGTTGAGTATGAGGCAGACGGAATAGAGTGA
- a CDS encoding ABC transporter ATP-binding protein, translated as MAVQEDTVLSVENLQVSLGKGDHSVPVVRGLSYQLKKGQVLAVVGESGCGKTLHALSLLRLLPPGVYITGGKIIYRGKDICTLPNEELRHLRGHKIAMVFQDPMTSLNPIRTIGKQLTETILAHRSVSLLKARAIAVRLLKKVGIAQAKERLNEYPFQFSGGQRQRIMIAMALCLHPEVLIADEPTTALDVTIQAQILKLIKQLQRQSGMSAVFITHNLALVADIADEVLVLYSGHCVEKASVQELFSKPLHPYTKGLLGSLVSLTHKMDHLPAIEGYPPAPGFPKQGCPFAPRCPYVTEKCRQELPPLDSVRNHQVRCWRAEEL; from the coding sequence ATGGCTGTGCAGGAAGATACCGTATTAAGCGTAGAAAATCTACAAGTATCCTTAGGAAAAGGCGACCACTCCGTGCCGGTGGTGCGAGGCTTGTCCTACCAATTGAAAAAAGGCCAAGTACTTGCGGTAGTAGGGGAATCCGGTTGCGGAAAAACCTTACATGCCCTATCTTTACTGAGATTGTTGCCCCCCGGAGTGTATATCACCGGCGGCAAAATCATCTATCGCGGGAAAGATATTTGTACGCTACCCAATGAAGAGCTTCGTCACTTGCGCGGTCATAAAATAGCCATGGTGTTCCAAGATCCCATGACTAGTTTGAATCCTATCCGCACCATTGGTAAACAGTTAACTGAAACTATCCTGGCTCACCGGTCCGTTAGCCTGTTGAAGGCACGTGCTATAGCGGTGCGATTGCTTAAAAAAGTAGGTATTGCACAAGCCAAAGAACGTTTGAACGAATATCCTTTTCAGTTTTCCGGCGGACAACGGCAGCGAATTATGATTGCTATGGCTTTATGTTTGCATCCCGAAGTATTAATTGCCGATGAGCCGACCACTGCTTTAGATGTAACCATTCAGGCACAAATTTTGAAACTGATTAAACAACTACAACGACAAAGCGGAATGTCTGCGGTATTTATTACTCATAACCTGGCACTGGTGGCGGATATTGCCGATGAAGTGTTGGTGTTGTATAGTGGACATTGTGTAGAAAAAGCGTCCGTACAAGAGTTATTTTCAAAGCCCTTGCACCCGTACACAAAAGGTTTGTTAGGGTCTTTGGTTAGTTTAACTCATAAAATGGATCATTTGCCCGCAATAGAAGGATATCCTCCAGCCCCCGGTTTTCCAAAACAAGGATGTCCGTTTGCCCCGCGCTGTCCGTATGTGACAGAAAAATGTCGCCAAGAATTGCCGCCTTTAGACTCGGTGCGAAATCACCAAGTGCGGTGTTGGCGAGCGGAGGAATTATGA